One window of the Carnobacterium maltaromaticum DSM 20342 genome contains the following:
- a CDS encoding NusG domain II-containing protein gives MKKFLVFIRPYDVLIISLLVIISFIPLAVFNKYSQNIANKLGNIAVISIDGVTVREIELSSNTKYQLFTLYPSENQYNIIEVDGTRIRNKKDNSPDQIAVKTGWISKVGETSICLPHKLIIEIRSKDGEKQNETDLVIPL, from the coding sequence ATGAAGAAGTTCCTGGTTTTTATTCGCCCATACGACGTTTTGATTATTAGTTTGTTAGTTATAATTTCTTTCATTCCTTTAGCTGTTTTCAATAAGTATAGTCAAAATATAGCTAATAAACTTGGAAATATAGCAGTCATTTCGATTGACGGAGTGACAGTGAGAGAAATTGAACTGTCATCAAATACAAAATATCAACTGTTTACACTTTACCCCTCAGAGAATCAATATAATATCATTGAAGTAGACGGAACAAGAATTAGAAATAAGAAAGACAATAGCCCAGATCAAATCGCAGTGAAAACTGGTTGGATTAGTAAAGTTGGAGAAACCAGTATTTGTCTACCACACAAATTAATAATAGAAATCCGGTCGAAAGATGGAGAAAAACAAAATGAGACCGATTTAGTCATCCCTCTTTAG
- a CDS encoding sensor histidine kinase has product MKRTIKWQLIVSFLLLSSLIIGSLSFITISLMNNHFEKYVKERQEETLTQYVESIELLFNYSEQNWQTQGIGDIGKKALENNIIIEVYDRNNKILWAPSKTEKSKATKKMNIYAKYLKNKLDITNTNVVKIEKNLTYKESTIGKVLFRHVGPLSYTKHDVVFISDMKKNLMIVSFAALFISFIFATWVSRKMSIPLTHVNDFTKKVANGDYSQQIPQETSILEINELISSVNELTRQLEQQQELRKRLSTDIAHEIRTPLTTLKGNIEGMLDGIWDVSTERLQSCYDEVTRLTRLIGNIEKLTKLEKNYEKLIKSNFNLNSLIFQVVTNFDSSIKQKEIQFNLYGEEISVFADKDKFSQVMTNLLANAIKFTQKYGEISISLNKVGNNVEIKVKDNGIGINEEEVEHIFDRFYMADPARSSSQGGQGIGLAIVKSIVEAHSGSIRVESNLGTGSCFFIKLPIKNRL; this is encoded by the coding sequence ATGAAAAGAACGATAAAATGGCAATTAATTGTTTCGTTCTTGTTGCTATCTTCTTTGATAATTGGTTCATTAAGTTTTATAACAATAAGTTTAATGAATAATCATTTCGAAAAATATGTAAAGGAACGTCAAGAAGAGACGCTAACTCAATATGTAGAATCGATTGAACTTTTATTTAATTATAGTGAACAAAATTGGCAAACACAAGGAATCGGAGATATCGGTAAAAAAGCATTGGAAAATAATATTATTATTGAAGTCTATGACAGAAACAACAAGATATTATGGGCCCCTAGTAAAACAGAGAAAAGCAAAGCAACTAAAAAAATGAACATATATGCAAAATACTTAAAAAACAAATTGGATATTACTAATACTAATGTAGTTAAAATTGAAAAAAATCTAACATATAAAGAATCTACAATTGGTAAAGTGCTTTTTAGACATGTAGGTCCGTTATCCTATACGAAGCATGATGTTGTTTTTATATCCGATATGAAAAAGAATTTGATGATTGTCTCTTTCGCTGCATTATTTATCTCGTTTATATTTGCGACATGGGTATCAAGAAAGATGAGTATCCCATTAACCCATGTGAATGATTTTACTAAAAAAGTTGCAAATGGTGATTATTCACAACAAATCCCCCAAGAAACGTCTATATTAGAAATAAATGAACTGATTAGCTCTGTAAATGAATTAACTAGACAGTTAGAGCAGCAGCAAGAACTACGCAAAAGACTTTCTACAGATATTGCACATGAAATAAGAACCCCTCTTACAACCTTAAAAGGCAATATTGAGGGAATGCTAGATGGAATATGGGATGTATCTACTGAGAGGCTTCAAAGTTGTTATGACGAGGTTACTCGCTTAACTAGATTAATTGGTAACATCGAAAAATTAACTAAGTTAGAAAAAAATTATGAGAAATTAATTAAATCTAACTTTAATTTAAATAGTTTGATTTTTCAAGTGGTTACAAATTTTGATTCTAGTATTAAACAAAAAGAAATTCAGTTTAATTTATATGGAGAAGAAATTTCTGTATTTGCAGATAAAGATAAATTTAGTCAAGTTATGACCAACTTACTTGCTAATGCTATAAAATTTACTCAAAAATATGGTGAGATATCCATTAGTTTAAATAAAGTAGGGAATAATGTTGAGATAAAAGTAAAAGATAATGGGATTGGAATTAATGAGGAAGAGGTAGAACATATTTTTGACAGATTTTATATGGCAGATCCAGCGAGAAGCAGTTCTCAAGGTGGTCAAGGAATTGGATTAGCGATTGTTAAAAGTATTGTAGAGGCTCATTCTGGATCCATTCGAGTTGAAAGCAACTTAGGTACCGGGAGTTGTTTTTTTATAAAACTACCAATAAAGAATAGACTCTAA
- a CDS encoding class A sortase → MKTKKSKKFQLYFINVLTIVLLVAGLLLIFNRPIRNWLIDYLGQNNNVSTVTVKKIEKNNQKKGEFDFDQVESLDFESVARARLYQDKMAVIGGLAVPSVKINLPILKGLSNYNLAVGAGTMVENQAMGNGNYSLAGHNLDQTNLLFSPLHDLKMGEVIYLTDLKKVYVYETTFLEIVDPTRVDLIEPVDGENLVTLVTCNQDGSKRLVVQGTLIEEVTMSEATEKITKAFDIEKNI, encoded by the coding sequence TTGAAAACTAAAAAATCAAAGAAATTTCAGCTTTATTTTATTAATGTACTGACAATCGTGTTATTAGTAGCAGGTTTGTTATTAATATTTAATCGACCTATTAGAAACTGGCTCATTGACTACTTAGGACAGAACAATAATGTATCAACAGTGACTGTTAAAAAAATCGAGAAAAACAATCAAAAAAAAGGAGAATTTGATTTTGATCAAGTTGAAAGTCTTGATTTTGAAAGTGTTGCTCGTGCTAGATTATATCAGGACAAAATGGCTGTGATAGGTGGTTTAGCAGTTCCAAGTGTGAAAATAAATTTACCTATTTTAAAGGGTCTTTCAAATTACAATCTTGCAGTTGGTGCAGGTACAATGGTAGAAAATCAGGCCATGGGAAATGGGAATTATTCACTTGCAGGACATAATTTAGATCAAACAAATTTATTATTTAGTCCATTACATGACTTGAAAATGGGAGAAGTGATCTATCTAACTGACTTAAAAAAAGTCTATGTCTATGAAACAACGTTTCTTGAAATTGTTGATCCAACAAGAGTTGATTTAATTGAACCAGTGGATGGTGAAAATTTAGTTACATTAGTTACTTGTAATCAAGATGGATCTAAAAGATTAGTTGTCCAAGGTACATTAATAGAAGAAGTAACAATGTCTGAAGCAACTGAAAAAATTACAAAAGCTTTTGATATTGAGAAGAATATCTAG